Proteins from one Aureimonas sp. SA4125 genomic window:
- the gndA gene encoding NADP-dependent phosphogluconate dehydrogenase — MTSQPADIGVLGLGTMGANLALNIAEEGFAVALHNRTTEKAFDLREDNAALADNLLPTETIEDFVAGLKSPRVVLFMVNAGAPVDEQIDLVMPLLSPGDIMIDAGNADFNDTVRRTKRVEGSGIHFVGMGVSGGELGARHGPSIMVGGEESVWRQLRPILEPVAAQYHGEPCVAWLGTDGAGHFVKTIHNGIEYADMQMIAEVYGILRDGLDLKPDAMAAIFADWNTRGLSSYLIEITAAVLAETDPDTGRPMVDVILDEAGQKGTGRWAVIEAQKLGIGATTLEAAVSARGVSSRRTERQSAAGLYKHVAPAASGFAGESAGLSELEDALETAKIIAYAQGYATMAEASTVFGWNLPLGDIARIWRAGCIIRSRFLDDIAKAFETGGTVVNLLQAPSFVERVARGQAALRQVVSKAALAGIPVPALSAALAYFDDYRRSRGTANLIQGQRDLFGAHTFHRLDKDGTFHHQWPAIQDS; from the coding sequence ATGACTTCCCAACCGGCGGATATCGGTGTGCTCGGTCTCGGCACGATGGGCGCCAATCTGGCGCTGAACATTGCCGAGGAAGGCTTTGCCGTGGCCCTCCACAACCGCACGACGGAGAAGGCCTTCGACCTGCGCGAGGACAATGCGGCGCTCGCCGACAACCTTCTGCCGACCGAGACGATCGAGGACTTCGTCGCAGGCCTGAAGAGCCCGCGCGTCGTTCTGTTCATGGTCAATGCCGGCGCGCCGGTGGACGAGCAGATCGACCTCGTCATGCCTCTGCTGTCGCCAGGCGACATCATGATCGATGCCGGCAATGCCGATTTCAACGACACCGTACGCCGCACGAAGCGCGTCGAGGGCTCGGGCATCCACTTCGTCGGCATGGGCGTCTCCGGCGGCGAGCTCGGCGCGCGACATGGACCCTCGATCATGGTCGGCGGCGAGGAAAGCGTGTGGCGGCAGTTGCGGCCAATTCTCGAGCCGGTGGCGGCCCAGTACCATGGCGAGCCCTGCGTCGCATGGCTCGGGACAGACGGCGCCGGCCATTTCGTGAAAACCATTCACAACGGCATCGAATATGCCGACATGCAGATGATCGCCGAAGTCTACGGCATCCTGCGCGACGGCCTCGACCTCAAACCGGACGCGATGGCCGCGATCTTCGCCGACTGGAACACGCGCGGCCTGTCCTCCTACCTCATCGAGATCACCGCCGCGGTTCTCGCCGAGACGGACCCGGACACCGGCCGGCCGATGGTCGACGTCATTCTCGACGAAGCCGGGCAGAAAGGCACGGGACGCTGGGCCGTGATCGAGGCGCAAAAGCTTGGCATCGGCGCGACGACGCTGGAGGCGGCCGTCTCGGCGCGCGGCGTTTCCTCCCGCCGGACCGAGCGCCAGAGCGCCGCCGGCCTTTATAAGCACGTCGCGCCCGCGGCCTCGGGCTTTGCCGGCGAGAGCGCAGGCCTATCCGAACTCGAAGATGCGCTCGAGACCGCCAAGATCATCGCCTATGCGCAGGGCTATGCCACCATGGCCGAGGCGTCGACCGTCTTCGGCTGGAACCTGCCGCTCGGCGACATCGCCCGCATCTGGCGCGCCGGCTGCATCATCCGCTCGCGCTTCCTCGACGACATCGCAAAGGCCTTTGAGACCGGCGGAACGGTCGTGAACCTCCTGCAGGCGCCGAGTTTCGTCGAACGCGTCGCCAGGGGTCAGGCGGCGTTGCGCCAGGTCGTTTCCAAGGCCGCGCTTGCCGGGATCCCGGTCCCGGCGCTGTCTGCCGCGCTCGCCTATTTCGATGACTACCGGCGCTCGCGCGGTACCGCCAACCTCATCCAGGGACAGCGCGACCTTTTTGGCGCTCATACTTTCCACCGCCTGGACAAGGACGGCACGTTCCACCACCAGTGGCCGGCCATCCAGGACAGCTGA